The genomic DNA TATTCAATTTGTCATGCTGTTCACGGGCATTTAATACCCTTTGTATGTTATCAGTAGGGAGTGCTAGTAATGATGTTTTACCCAAAGCCAAGACTCATTAGAGGTAGCTTAAGGCAGCCTTCGGTAACCTGTCatgcatccacaccatacatttaaagcacacttacaCCACCATCAcaatcactggctcccccaaagaatcctgggaactataatttgtctcccaaagagctacaatttccagcacctttAACCCAGTACCCAGGGTtctatgggggaagccatgtgccttCAGTGCATGGTGTGAATGGTACCCTGGTGCCCTCAAGCTGCTTTGGACATCAAtgcccaccagcctcagccagcactgatgtggagggcgccaggttggtgaaagctgatTTAGGATTACCTTTAGTCGAAATGAATGCATCCTTGCTCAAAAGGATTTCTTTATAAAGGAACATACGTATATATGTCAAGGACAACAATACATGAAGCCGCTGCCACCTGCACCAAAGAAAACAGACTGAGAAGATAAAAAGAATGGAAAGGGCACCCTTTGTCTGCGTCGTCTCTAATGCAGGAGTTCGGGCTGGTTTTCTACAAAGGGAAGAACTCCACTAACATAGTATGCAATCCCCAGAGAGAGCAAGGCAATGACCACCAACAAGAGCAGCACCCTCCAGACGCCAAGGTCCTCCACAAATTCTTGCCAGGTGGTTCGGAAGCTGGAGAGGACTCCCTCACCTTGCTGCAGGTTGGGGTTGAGAAGTGAGTGGCTTTCCATTGCACTATAAAAGGAGCACAGGTGAATTAAGGTTAATGCATCAAGCGAAAACTCCAAACCGCAGAACATTAATATTGACTTAACTGTGCAAGCAACATGCCAAGGGCTTACTGAGCTAGGGTTGGGTTTTGGATGTGGAAAGCCCAGATTAATATGACCAGGCTGCCTCACACTTTGGTTGGCTGCGTTTGCCAAAACTACAAGAGTGTTACAGTGGTATTTCCTACCAAAAAACCCACACTAAGTGAATTCTGTTTATGGTTTAACCAAAAGTGCATAACCATTTTTACTAAACATATGCTATTACACAATACACTGCACAAGGAGCCTTCGTCACTGACACAGACCTGCTGCATGTTAAAAGGAAACATGTTTGATATTCCCTTCACAGATGCGGCCCTGTACCAAATGTGGTAAACAATGGTTGTGTAAAGAGACTCTCAGCAATTAAACTGAGGGATGTCATTGCAAGAGAAAGAAGTGAATGTAACAGGACCAATGAGGAGGGATGAAAAAAAACTGGGGGTAGGAATAAGGTACAAGTGGAGAGTGAAATTGGGAGTAGATATTTCAAGAGTTGGGCAATGAAGCATGTGATGGTGTGGGAAGGAAAAcatataaaagaaaaagctttcTCCACTTAGATGCTCTAGGTCTACACATTCTGCCTAAAATGGGGAGGCTGAGTCACAATGCCTGCACAGCAAATGCCTGTACTTAGCTTGAGGAAAGCTGAGTTATGGAACTCCTTGTTACAAGGAAAATGCTGTGGCAAAGAAATTTCCAAAGATAGATTAGATAGCAGTAAAATCATTATGAATAATCGCCAGCTGAGTATGACAAACTCTGCCTCCATGTGCCGCCATTTTGTGACTAGTGGGCCCCAGTAATCTATGGCCATCTcaagtgggcggggggggggggcagagtctgAGAGGGTATTGCAACCTCATCACATTCAGTGACCTGATTtctgattggctgggatcacCACTAAAGATGGTTCCAAGGAACAGCAGGGGAGGAGGAATAGTGGTTGCAATCAGCCATAAAAGATACACAAAAAAGGTATTAATTGCACCTCCTGAATTTTAAAGAAAGTTGAATGAGAATATTTGGCTATCCACTGGCCAGAAGGTGGGAGTACATATACCGCTTGCCAAGTAACTGGGTAGAGTGTGGGTTTTTCTTTATGCTTCTGAAAGGAAAAAGGTTAGAAACttaaatgcacacacacgctTCTAAAAATTTGGTAAAGGGTCATGGAGTGAGGGGACTAGGCCTGCACCTGCCACTATGCAGTCTACACAACTGCTCCATAGCAGAACACATGCGCAGGATctcagaaagaggagaaacagacagAAAGCACCTGATATTTGTAATACAATTCCctacttttgtttttaaacgtTTACTTCCCTGTAAAGAACCTTGGTGTGTTTGCTACTGCAGAATCCAGCCATTTCACCCTTGTTATCAACTCCTCTCACACAGAACAGGAATGTTTACTAATTAAAACTCAACCTGTTAATCTATAACCACTATAGAGGTTAAATAAAGGTATGATGTATTTTAAGTGGAAAGATCACATGGCTACTGAAAACAAACTAGGCCTCTTTctttgaaaacagaaaaaggcTCACCGAGAAACCACCTGTGTTATTTTCCATTACCACCAAATTAAACTCTCAGCACTAAAATGGTAGGAAGTGCTGGAATACCAGCTATTTTGGAAGAACTTGGGAAGTGACGTGAATCCCAGATGTTGTTTCTGCTGCTAAGAAAAGCAGGCTGCATTTTTGTTAGATGTTGCTACCAACACAGTGGTTGGCCGTTAGTTACGGGTCTCGCTAAGGctaagaacacaaggagaacACACCCTCAGAGTTAAAATGCTTTCAATCATACTTCACACTAGAGTAAAAGGGTGAGAGTAGTTGGGAATCCAAGCTTCAACTGCTAACagaatgagagaaagagaaacaattAATTTGGTAAAATAAGAAACAGGAAGGAGATAGAATGCAAGGCAAAGAATCAAACCCTAATTGCAGTCTTCTGTTTATATTTTTCTATTAAACCACAAAGGGTACAAATGTAAATGCATCTTTGAGCCCTAAGTATACCTATTGTTGCCATGAGAAGTCCTGTATAAAAAGATGGTACTTAAAAGACTGTAGAGCAATTCTAGGGACACTGGGCAGCACATTGTTTAGATATTTGCAGCTCAATAAGGCATTTTTCTTTGCCAAGTCATTTCATGGGAAAAAATAGGGGATAAGGAAGCAATGGATTAAGTTTAAATGCACTAGATGCACAATGCTGATTTGCAAATGAAAGCTCGATTAGAATTGAAGGTACTTCTTAAATGGAAGAAGTGGGCTGCATCTCCTATAGAACGGGCAAAGAAAACCACCGTTTTGATTTACTTGATGCGTAAGAGGATCTTGGAAAAACCCATAAAATGTTTAAGGAATAAAGATCTTGCTCCTCTTTCCCAATGTGTTGATAAGGATTGGGGGAGGGGCATTAAAAAGTCTAGCCCAGTTTCTACTTGACAATAATTTTCAGGATGAAAACCTGAACATATCAATGTTGCAGCTGCTTCACTATAAATATGAAGCACATACATTTCCAAGATAGATAGTATTTTCAACTTGCCCCCCAGCAGCTGAGAAGGGGCCTATCTGCACAAAAcagcagggatggtggaagtgAGAGCTCCCTTGCTTACCCCAGAAAGACTATGGAAAGTGTGTAGCACCAGTCAGACAAATGTAACCTGCAGCAGGTGCCTGGGATTTACACAAGCGTATCTCCCTTTCCAATAACACAGTGTTCATTGAGAGAACACAATGGACACACTGAAAGCAGGTCTGTCATATAGAACACGAAACTACCCTCAGAGACTTTCTACTGCTGAAGCCACTCAATACAGCCTAGTTTGGGCTGGGCTGGGCCGCTTCAAAATGCAGGCAGGTCCTTGCATGACTGAATGCTCCTCCGTACAAAAATCACTCTCTGCCCGTGGTTTTCCAACATGTCACGGAGAAAGTTAAGCTAGAACCCTTTTCCCCAACACCTAGTTTTCTATGTCTAGGGTTTCCGTTTTTTGGTATGGAGGAGAAGTCAGATCACATGAGCCTCCTCTGGCGATCTGAGATGGTACAGGCTCATTGAGAACTAACCATATGTGATTTTGGCTGGCTACCAAAGTTCATGAGTCACATAAGACACAGGCAGTCCAGCTTTCGAAGAACCTGAAAGATCAACTTGGAAACTAAAGCCCAAACATAGAGTAAAGGTTCTATGGAAACGCTTAGAATAAGCCCTGACCTTTTTGAATACGCAGAACAAGCTCCAAACATGAGAACTCATTCAGCTATGTTGAACCAGTAAACAATActgatttgtgtttgttttttttgcaatacCTTTCACTCTCAGCAGTCTGCATTGTTTCCAGCTTCGAGTGAGTTCCTCTGTTGAATCCTTTCACTTCTTGCTCCTCCAAAGATTCTAGCAACCGGATCACATCTTTATTTACACCTCTTCGTTTTGCCAGAACAAGAGGTGTAGCACCTTGGTGATTGCTATATtaagcatagagagaaagagcTCACAGAACTGTTTCTACTTGAAACATGGATAGATGCAATAAAACTGTtgccacatttgcaaagctaagtatggtttcaaattagaTGAGGGAccgcgtgttgagattcctgcattgcaagaggttcgactagatgacccccgggatctcttccaatgctacaattctatgacttctATATCACAACAATTTTTAGGGACATTCCTTGCATTATGAGGGAGATATGTAATATTTCAGAACCATTTACCATGAGATTCCATCAACACAAAGGTGCAGCATGGCAGTCATCTGGATGATGCAGCATCAACACTATCTCTCCAATTTAGACAGGTGAAACAGGTGGAAAGCAATTTCCCAATGTTATAACTGCCACATGAAAGCAATTTTTGGAGGTGTAAGCATGCAAAGCATATCAAGTGGCCTTCAAGTAGCACATTATTGCAGTGTTTTTATTACTActtgaggttttttttccctaAACAAGCACCAATGTAGACAAGATAAATAGCtccttcatttttattatttattaaaaactctTTTGAATTTAATACTTACAATGGATGGAGAAATGGGGAAA from Lacerta agilis isolate rLacAgi1 chromosome 7, rLacAgi1.pri, whole genome shotgun sequence includes the following:
- the ANKRD46 gene encoding ankyrin repeat domain-containing protein 46 isoform X2; this translates as MSYVFVNDSSQTNVPLLQACIDGDFNYSKRLLESGFDPNIRDSRGRTGLHLAAARGNVDICQLLHKFGADLLATDYQGNTALHLCGHVDTIQFLVSNGLKIDICNHQGATPLVLAKRRGVNKDVIRLLESLEEQEVKGFNRGTHSKLETMQTAESESAMESHSLLNPNLQQGEGVLSSFRTTWQEFVEDLGVWRVLLLLVVIALLSLGIAYYVSGVLPFVENQPELLH